One window of Triticum dicoccoides isolate Atlit2015 ecotype Zavitan chromosome 5A, WEW_v2.0, whole genome shotgun sequence genomic DNA carries:
- the LOC119299126 gene encoding putative flavin-containing monooxygenase 2, giving the protein MRSNIDIMNGCLFEASINTNLFTLPSHDSFHTDAPSRIRLFPSNYTRIFFQLLFLAQIFLTIKAPALPYLPTNLVPLSQVGFRSRVVAVEYVDAEPEGAADRWERWNGNGEAFGDGSSVWRLTMGHRGAGEQEPETEEVHESDFLILCIGSFSGVPNIPAVSPGPEAFRGRVLHCMELSHMADEDAAALVKGKRITVVGSGKSAFEIAAECADANGAGTPCTMLCQNPHWLLPSGTST; this is encoded by the exons ATGAGGAGCAACATTG ATATCATGAATGGCTGTTTATTTGAAG CTTCCATAAACACCAATCTTTTCACCCTCCCCTCCCACGATTCTTTCCATACAGATGCTCCCTCCCGCATTCGTTTATTTCCTTCCAATTATACCAGGATTTTTTTCCAGCTTCTGTTCCTCGCTCAAATTTTCCTCACGATCAAGGCCCCTGCCCTTCCTTATCTACCCACAAATCTCGTGCCCCTCTCCCAGGTCGGGTTCCGGAGCCGGGTCGTCGCCGTGGAGTACGTCGATGCGGAGCCGGAGGGCGCGGCGGACCGGTGGGAGAGGTGGAACGGCAACGGCGAGGCCTTCGGCGACGGCTCGAGCGTGTGGCGCCTCACTATGGGCCACCGCGGCGCCGGCGAGCAGGAGCCGGAGACGGAGGAGGTGCATGAGTCCGACTTCCTGATCCTCTGCATCGGCAGTTTCAGCGGCGTACCCAACATCCCAGCGGTGTCCCCAGGCCCGGAGGCGTTCCGCGGGCGGGTGCTCCACTGCATGGAGCTCTCCCACATGGCCGACGAGGACGCCGCCGCGCTGGTTAAGGGGAAGCGCATCACCGTCGTGGGGTCCGGCAAGTCGGCCTTCGAGATCGCCGCCGAGTGCGCCGATGCCAATGGCGCAGGAACGCCGTGCACGATGCTGTGCCAGAACCCTCATTGGCTGCTACCATCGGGTACATCTACATGA